A stretch of Verrucomicrobiota bacterium DNA encodes these proteins:
- a CDS encoding phage holin family protein, protein MKEFLIRWFITTLAVMGASHIVPGISYSSTETLIGAALLLGIINALVRPVLLLLSLPFIIVTMGFFILVINALLLLFVSAVVPGFHVEGFWSALFAGIIIGMISWILSCFFRASDGRVYPVTHHQQMKKVEGRVVSEDSQG, encoded by the coding sequence ATGAAGGAATTTCTTATTCGTTGGTTCATAACGACTCTCGCCGTCATGGGGGCCTCCCATATCGTACCAGGGATCTCCTACAGCTCCACGGAGACTCTTATAGGGGCAGCGTTGCTTCTTGGGATTATCAATGCGTTGGTGAGGCCCGTTCTACTTCTGCTGAGCCTCCCCTTCATTATCGTCACCATGGGATTCTTTATCCTAGTGATCAATGCGCTCTTACTCCTCTTTGTCTCCGCTGTGGTTCCCGGATTCCATGTTGAAGGCTTCTGGAGTGCTCTTTTTGCGGGAATCATCATCGGAATGATCAGCTGGATCCTGAGCTGCTTCTTCCGTGCAAGTGATGGGCGCGTCTATCCCGTCACTCACCATCAGCAGATGAAGAAGGTGGAGGGGCGGGTTGTCTCGGAAGATTCACAGGGATAA